A stretch of Planococcus citri chromosome 5, ihPlaCitr1.1, whole genome shotgun sequence DNA encodes these proteins:
- the LOC135848554 gene encoding uncharacterized protein LOC135848554 isoform X2, which yields MPTTRSNAATGDGEDAGPPPNPIMSQEVQAIIQQQVQQQVQQQMLNFIQLQAAQQREKDDEEKEYPTPQFQIREFGDHEKLNGHRNYKSWRAMMELELKSVNLLPFINSECAEDEEMSAKKRMRLDAKTLQYIRLSVSKSIRDRLEGKCCNAFEAAEFLRASFGNGRMQDYLSLHKRFTNLRFKSWFDPQRFVGDFESILTDYGKMGTSFCDEYVTTMFLHKIEGIDDPKSPFFAFYTTITTLPNETSTLDYIKERFLKVAESQTKKLSKPSTSKQDNSNEKETRHHTEEKQKSIKRKSSTVLPLIHDPKSAETLTEKYTPKQLEELKNMSKEEKKRIQCLKCSEYFHDTTQCKNPGRLCFKCHKYSHERKDCPFTLKGG from the exons ATGCCGACTACAAGGAGTAATGCTGCAACAGGTGATGGTGAGGATGCAGGTCCACCTCCAAATCCGATTATGTCACAAGAGGTGCAGGCAATTATTCAACAACAAGTTCAACAGCAGGTTCAACAGcaaatgctgaattttattcaattgcaAGCTGCCCAACAAAGAGAAAAAGACGACGAGGAAAAGGAATACCCCACACCACAATTTCAAATTCGTGAATTTGGGGATCACGAAAAGTTAAACGGACACCGAAATTACAAATCTTGGAGGGCAATGATGGAGCTTGAGttaaaatcggtaaatttgcTTCCTTTCATTAATTCCGAGTGTGCCGAGGATGAAGAAATGTCCGCCAAAAAGCGTATGAGGTTGGATGCCAAAACTTTGCAGTACATTCGATTATCTGTCTCTAAAAGCATTAGGGATAGGCTGGAGGGGAAGTGCTGTAATGCATTCGAAGCTGCCGAATTTCTCAGAGCATCTTTTGGGAATGGTAGGATGCAGGACTACCTATCACTGCATAAACGCTTTACAAATTTACGTTTCAAAAGTTGGTTTGATCCTCAGAGGTTTGTTGGGGATTTTGAATCGATCCTAACTGATTACGGAAAAATGGGAACTTCTTTTTGTGACGAATACGTCACTACTATGTTTTTACACAAAATTGAAGGTATTGACGACCCGAAATCgccatttttcgcattttatacAACGATTACTACGTTGCCCAACGAAACCAGCACTCTCGATTATATAAAGGagaggtttttgaaagttgctgAGTCTCAAACGAAGAAATTGTCCAAACCCAGCACTTCAAAGCAGGACAATTCTAATGAGAAGGAAACTCGCCACCATACAGAGGAAAAGCAAAAATCTATAAAGAGAAAATCTTCCACTGTCTTACCTTTGATCCACGACCCTAAATCAGCTGAAACACTGACGGAGAAATATACGCCAAAGCAACTTGAGGAACTGAAAAATATGAGCAAAGAGGAGAAAAAGCGAATTCAATGTCTAAAATGCAGCGAATATTTCCATGACACAACTCAATGCAAAAATCCGGGGAGACTTTGCTTCAAGTGTCATAAATACAGCCATGAAAGAAAAGATTGTCCATTTACGTTAAAAG GTGGTTAA